Genomic DNA from Candidatus Sphingomonas phytovorans:
AACGACGGCCGGGTCGACCGGCGGTTTCGCCTTCAGTTTTTCGAGAGCAGCCTGCTTGGCCTGCGCGGAAAGCGCGGCCCGGTCCTTGAACGAGGGTTCTTTATACGATGCCATCGGCGCCCCTTAGAGCTTTTTCGCGCGATAGGAAATGGTCCAGCACGAGTGCCGCCATCGCCTGGGCAATCGCGCCGAAATCGCAGGAATTCCGCGCCGGCCACGAGCGTGATCGTTTTGCGCTACGCGCAGCGAATACGGTTCTCGCGCCCTGCCCCTGCTCATCGCTCCCTGGTTGAGGCCGGCGACTCATCCTGAAAATCCTCTTTGTGGCGGCGAACCCAAGCCTCGACGCCGGTAGGCTGGAAGTCCTCCAGGCCCGGCTGGGGGACGAATGAGCCCGACAACATGGTTTCTGCCTCATCCCGGTGCGCGGCGAAGAAGCGGAACCTGGATGCGACGCGCCGCCCGATACCCGGCCCCATCGCCGCATCGATCTCATCCTCGAATTCGTCGAGCGGCTGAGCACGATAGACAATGCGGCGCCCAAGCCCGGCCGAGACTCGCGCCGCGAGTTCCTCGCCGGTGACGCTTTCAGGCCCCGCGATCCGGTGGTCACCGCCATAGGCCCCGCACTCAAGCAGGGTCAGGGCGGCCTCGGCGCAATCATCCACCGAGGTCCACGCGATCCGCTGCGACTCGGCGATCGGGGGCGCAAACACGCCGTGCCTGATGATCTCCCGCCGCGCCGAGGGCTTCAGAAGATTGTCGAGATACAGGGTCGGCCGAACGACGGCGAAAGGCATTCCGGACCGGCGGACCATATCCTCGACCATCGCGTTGGCAACGAAGCTCGGCTCAGGGCACGCCGCCGGCCGGCTTGCACTGGCAAGCCTGAGGATAACTGACCTGAGGCCGCACGCGATCGACGCTGACAGGGCATTGTCAGTCGCCGCCCGCGTCTCGTCCTGCGCCCCGATCGGAATCTGGAGCACGGCATGGGCAACGCCGGTGCTGGCCATCCGGAGCGACGAGGAATCGCGAAGATCGCCCTCGACAATGTCGACTC
This window encodes:
- a CDS encoding NmrA family NAD(P)-binding protein; the protein is MSAIDPSSSILVYLANGVQGGAVVRAALRRGLKVRALVRDRERARALAVPGVDIVEGDLRDSSSLRMASTGVAHAVLQIPIGAQDETRAATDNALSASIACGLRSVILRLASASRPAACPEPSFVANAMVEDMVRRSGMPFAVVRPTLYLDNLLKPSARREIIRHGVFAPPIAESQRIAWTSVDDCAEAALTLLECGAYGGDHRIAGPESVTGEELAARVSAGLGRRIVYRAQPLDEFEDEIDAAMGPGIGRRVASRFRFFAAHRDEAETMLSGSFVPQPGLEDFQPTGVEAWVRRHKEDFQDESPASTRER